One genomic region from Terriglobus aquaticus encodes:
- a CDS encoding branched-chain amino acid transaminase has protein sequence MPIQTTENIWHNGKLIPWADANIHVMSHVVHYGSSVFEGIRCYSQGEEGKTNGGGIFRLREHMQRFIASAKIYRMPIDYTVDQLCDAVVEVVEANNASPCYIRPVAFRGYGEIGVSPLKSPVEIYIANFPWGNFLHGNEGANVCVSSWNRLAPNTMPSLAKAGANYMNSQLIRMEAAVNGFDEGIALDRNGYLSEGSGENLFIVREGKLFTSPLANAVLNGITRASIVQLAKEMGIEVIEQSLPRELLYICDEAFFTGTAAEVTHLRSVDRILVGDGTMGPITTKLQTEYMNLVNGRTADRFGWITPVRIRNTEAVGETVNA, from the coding sequence ATGCCCATCCAAACCACCGAGAATATCTGGCACAACGGCAAGCTGATTCCCTGGGCCGACGCCAACATCCACGTCATGAGCCACGTGGTGCACTACGGCTCCTCGGTGTTTGAGGGCATTCGCTGCTACTCGCAAGGGGAAGAGGGCAAGACGAACGGCGGCGGCATCTTCCGCCTGCGCGAGCACATGCAGCGCTTCATCGCCTCGGCGAAGATCTACCGCATGCCCATCGACTACACCGTCGACCAGCTCTGCGATGCCGTGGTCGAAGTGGTTGAGGCCAACAACGCATCGCCCTGCTACATTCGCCCGGTCGCCTTCCGCGGCTACGGCGAGATCGGCGTAAGCCCGCTGAAGAGCCCGGTCGAGATCTACATCGCGAACTTTCCGTGGGGTAACTTCCTGCACGGCAACGAGGGCGCCAACGTGTGCGTCTCGTCGTGGAACCGCCTTGCGCCGAACACCATGCCGTCGCTCGCCAAGGCCGGCGCGAACTACATGAATTCGCAGCTGATCCGCATGGAAGCCGCGGTCAACGGCTTTGACGAGGGCATTGCGCTCGATCGTAACGGCTACCTGTCCGAGGGCTCAGGCGAGAACCTGTTCATCGTCCGTGAGGGCAAGCTCTTCACCTCGCCGCTAGCGAATGCCGTGCTCAATGGCATCACCCGCGCCTCTATCGTGCAGCTTGCGAAGGAGATGGGCATCGAGGTCATCGAGCAGTCCCTGCCGCGCGAACTGCTGTACATCTGCGACGAAGCCTTTTTCACCGGTACCGCCGCGGAGGTGACGCACCTGCGCTCCGTCGACCGCATCCTGGTCGGCGACGGCACCATGGGTCCGATCACCACCAAGCTGCAGACCGAGTACATGAACCTGGTGAACGGCCGCACGGCCGACCGCTTCGGCTGGATCACCCCTGTCCGCATCCGCAACACGGAAGCGGTTGGCGAGACGGTCAACGCGTAG
- a CDS encoding transcription antitermination factor NusB: protein MHAPARPLGRPITIAPAREAAFTILQRVMNSAAHSDDLLHAPAVDALSAADRNLTTALVLGVLRWQIALDAAIRPLLQRPEADLHPAALLALRLGMFQLRHMDRIPAHAAISESVELARTHDAPHAAGMVNAVLRRMTREPAAPRATLAAETPAEIAHPRWLLQRWRKHFGGKVARALAAYDQAEPPAHGLFAEDTALPTIDDGSRLVAELAAAAHPAPQRILDACAAPGGKTAVLAIRHPNADIVAVDVSEKRLARMRSRMDVEPSTARVRTVLADMSLHPNRTSDVVGGEADREALAGSFDLILCDAPCSGTGTLARNPEIRHRLQERDLSRQAERQAAILRNALTRLAPGGRLVYSTCSLEPEENEAVIQTALGSGIRLLPAADVLANLPGLSDTAHASLQDALTAEGSVRTVPGQQPCDGFYAAILER, encoded by the coding sequence ATGCACGCTCCTGCGCGACCGCTCGGCAGACCCATCACGATCGCCCCCGCGCGCGAGGCGGCCTTTACCATCCTGCAGCGCGTAATGAACTCCGCCGCGCATTCCGACGACCTGCTGCACGCGCCCGCAGTCGACGCGCTCTCCGCTGCCGACCGCAACCTGACCACCGCCCTGGTGCTCGGCGTTCTTCGCTGGCAGATAGCGCTGGATGCTGCGATCCGCCCGCTGCTGCAGCGGCCTGAGGCTGACCTGCACCCCGCGGCCCTGCTGGCGCTGCGGCTCGGAATGTTCCAGTTGCGCCACATGGACCGTATCCCCGCGCACGCCGCCATTTCGGAGTCGGTGGAGCTGGCCCGCACGCACGACGCGCCGCACGCCGCGGGCATGGTCAACGCCGTCCTTCGCCGCATGACGCGCGAACCCGCCGCACCCCGGGCGACTCTCGCCGCGGAAACCCCGGCCGAGATCGCGCACCCTCGCTGGCTCCTGCAGCGCTGGCGCAAACACTTTGGGGGCAAAGTGGCACGCGCCCTGGCCGCCTATGACCAAGCGGAGCCACCGGCGCACGGCCTCTTTGCCGAGGACACCGCGCTTCCAACTATCGACGACGGCTCCCGCCTTGTGGCCGAACTGGCTGCTGCCGCGCACCCCGCGCCGCAGCGCATCCTGGACGCCTGCGCCGCTCCCGGAGGCAAGACGGCGGTTCTTGCGATCCGGCATCCCAACGCAGACATCGTCGCCGTGGATGTGAGCGAAAAGCGCCTTGCCCGCATGCGCTCCCGCATGGACGTAGAACCCAGTACGGCCCGCGTCCGCACCGTGCTTGCCGACATGAGCCTGCACCCGAATCGCACTTCCGACGTGGTCGGCGGCGAAGCCGACCGCGAAGCCCTGGCCGGCAGCTTCGACCTGATCCTTTGCGACGCACCCTGCTCCGGCACCGGCACGCTGGCGCGCAACCCTGAGATTCGCCATCGCCTGCAGGAGCGCGACCTGTCCCGTCAAGCCGAGCGGCAGGCAGCCATCCTGCGCAATGCCCTCACCCGCCTCGCGCCTGGCGGCCGCCTCGTCTATTCCACCTGCTCGCTGGAGCCCGAAGAGAACGAAGCCGTGATTCAAACCGCACTGGGAAGCGGCATTCGCCTTCTGCCGGCTGCAGACGTGCTCGCTAACCTGCCAGGCCTGAGCGATACGGCACACGCCAGTCTGCAGGACGCGCTCACGGCGGAGGGCAGCGTGCGCACGGTGCCGGGTCAGCAGCCGTGCGACGGCTTCTACGCCGCCATTTTGGAACGCTGA
- a CDS encoding PASTA domain-containing protein, protein MKIRVRYRDNRRELKRGTARWFGISVTMLSMAAVALLSALLTIRIAIHASEVEVPNVAGLTVDEASDKTHDAQLNLTVENRFYSTTVPAGRVLSQLPAPGTSVRKGWHMRITESMGPQRATIPDTIGMDQRDAAAAIRRASMELGTVAHLPAPGPADVVLAQTPPPNAEGVDKPEVSLLVSQPFANAPRAYVMPNLVGLSFSVARARMKEMNLPLWAIVPQSAPAAVPAASPDGAVVGDAAPAPAPVVIAGPIASQVPVAGARVTAADNPHVTMTKGYSAPAPAATPTPALPGTPLPTLTQPAAPVVRVPPAQH, encoded by the coding sequence ATGAAGATTCGGGTTCGTTACAGGGATAACCGCCGGGAGCTGAAGCGTGGCACGGCCCGCTGGTTCGGCATCAGCGTCACCATGCTGTCCATGGCGGCGGTGGCGCTCCTGTCCGCGCTGCTGACGATTCGCATTGCCATCCACGCCAGCGAAGTGGAAGTGCCCAACGTGGCCGGCCTGACCGTGGACGAGGCAAGCGACAAGACGCACGACGCGCAACTGAACCTGACGGTGGAGAACCGCTTCTACTCCACCACCGTGCCAGCAGGACGCGTGCTGTCGCAGTTGCCTGCGCCGGGCACCAGCGTCCGGAAGGGCTGGCACATGCGTATTACGGAGAGCATGGGGCCGCAGCGCGCGACCATTCCGGACACCATCGGCATGGACCAGCGGGATGCGGCAGCGGCGATCCGTCGCGCGTCCATGGAATTGGGTACGGTGGCGCACCTGCCAGCACCCGGTCCGGCCGACGTAGTGCTGGCGCAAACGCCTCCACCAAACGCGGAAGGCGTGGACAAGCCTGAGGTGAGCCTGCTGGTCAGCCAGCCGTTTGCAAATGCTCCACGGGCCTACGTGATGCCAAACCTGGTCGGCCTCTCGTTCTCAGTAGCGCGGGCTCGGATGAAGGAAATGAACTTGCCACTATGGGCGATCGTGCCGCAGAGCGCGCCGGCTGCGGTGCCAGCGGCGTCGCCGGATGGTGCGGTGGTGGGCGATGCTGCTCCTGCCCCCGCTCCGGTGGTGATCGCCGGGCCCATCGCGTCGCAGGTGCCTGTGGCGGGTGCGCGCGTGACCGCGGCGGATAATCCGCACGTGACGATGACGAAGGGGTACAGCGCTCCGGCTCCTGCCGCCACTCCGACGCCTGCTTTGCCCGGAACTCCGCTGCCGACGCTCACGCAGCCTGCGGCTCCCGTGGTCCGGGTGCCTCCAGCGCAGCACTAG
- a CDS encoding HAD family hydrolase, which produces MGLSRAWDAYDAYLFDIDGTLLHCKDAVHYFGFCHALTNAAGRPVDILGLPVQGKIDPGILREAFARAGVPESEWRPRLPEILDEMAAHVEAHANDFQIDVLPGVREVLQHLRERGAKLGTGTGNLERIGWAKLKACGLREFFDFGGFSNGYEHRGEMIAGAAETARRLTRKDAAILVVGDTPGDIAAARFAGLEVLAVATGIFSAEQLAEADQVVSTLESLLT; this is translated from the coding sequence ATGGGATTAAGCCGGGCCTGGGACGCGTATGACGCCTATCTGTTCGACATTGATGGAACGTTGCTGCATTGCAAGGATGCGGTGCACTACTTCGGCTTCTGCCATGCGTTGACGAACGCGGCGGGGCGGCCGGTGGACATTCTCGGCCTGCCCGTGCAGGGCAAGATCGACCCCGGCATTCTGCGCGAGGCCTTTGCGCGCGCGGGTGTGCCAGAAAGCGAATGGCGGCCCAGGCTGCCGGAGATCCTCGACGAGATGGCGGCCCATGTGGAAGCGCACGCCAACGACTTCCAGATCGATGTGCTGCCCGGCGTGCGCGAGGTGTTGCAGCATCTGCGCGAGCGCGGAGCGAAGCTGGGCACCGGTACCGGCAACCTGGAGCGCATCGGCTGGGCAAAGCTGAAGGCGTGCGGCTTGCGCGAGTTCTTCGACTTCGGCGGCTTCAGCAACGGCTATGAACATCGTGGCGAGATGATCGCCGGAGCCGCGGAAACAGCGCGCCGTCTGACGCGAAAGGATGCAGCGATCCTCGTGGTCGGCGACACGCCGGGTGACATCGCCGCAGCCCGCTTTGCGGGGCTTGAGGTGCTGGCGGTGGCAACCGGCATCTTCTCCGCGGAACAACTTGCGGAGGCGGACCAGGTGGTGAGCACGCTCGAATCGCTGCTCACGTAG
- a CDS encoding LOG family protein, whose translation MIDPQHPLEQAPLAYQNEAFFDSPDARILRIMAEYQEPMARFRRERIQDTVVFFGSARFASLDAAEQEVQLLANTGSVEPAPPEEQPAKPGEPSASDLKQKRAETAVEMAGYYEDARKLAHMVASWAKSLPGRRHRFVVTSGGGPGIMEAANRGAYEAGGKTIGLNIALPFEQRPNPYITPALNFQFHYFFMRKFWFAYLAKALVVFPGGFGTLDEMFELLTLAQTHKLAKEMTVVIYGSKYWQGVINLDLLAEKGAIALKDKELFRFADTPEDAFAILRAGLEQHLIPTSDPALVPTEPQPNSQEALGPDIARTRS comes from the coding sequence GTGATCGATCCACAGCACCCGCTCGAGCAAGCCCCTCTCGCCTACCAGAACGAAGCCTTTTTCGACTCGCCCGACGCCCGCATCCTGCGCATCATGGCCGAGTACCAAGAGCCTATGGCGCGCTTCCGCCGGGAGCGCATTCAGGACACCGTCGTCTTCTTCGGCTCAGCACGCTTTGCCTCGCTGGACGCCGCCGAGCAGGAGGTACAACTGCTGGCCAACACCGGCTCCGTCGAGCCCGCCCCACCTGAGGAGCAGCCCGCCAAACCTGGCGAGCCCTCCGCGAGCGATCTGAAGCAGAAGCGGGCCGAAACCGCGGTCGAGATGGCCGGCTACTACGAGGACGCCCGCAAGCTGGCCCACATGGTCGCCTCCTGGGCCAAGAGCCTGCCGGGCAGGCGACACCGCTTCGTGGTCACGAGTGGCGGGGGCCCCGGCATTATGGAAGCGGCGAATCGCGGCGCCTACGAGGCAGGCGGCAAGACCATCGGGCTGAACATCGCCCTACCGTTTGAGCAGCGCCCGAATCCCTACATCACGCCTGCGCTCAATTTCCAGTTCCACTACTTCTTCATGCGCAAGTTCTGGTTCGCCTACCTGGCGAAGGCGCTGGTCGTCTTCCCGGGCGGGTTTGGAACGCTGGACGAAATGTTCGAACTACTCACCTTGGCGCAGACCCACAAGCTGGCCAAGGAAATGACGGTCGTCATCTACGGCTCGAAGTACTGGCAGGGCGTCATCAACCTGGACCTGCTCGCCGAGAAAGGCGCGATCGCTCTGAAGGACAAAGAGCTCTTCCGCTTTGCCGACACGCCGGAAGACGCCTTCGCCATTCTGCGCGCGGGCCTGGAACAGCACCTGATACCAACCAGCGATCCCGCTCTGGTACCGACGGAACCACAGCCCAACTCGCAGGAAGCGCTCGGCCCCGATATCGCGCGAACGCGTTCCTGA
- a CDS encoding glycosyltransferase family 9 protein has translation MSPIEQAEAHLGAREVERALGVYASIAEPGPAELDRIDGGRWMCHMLAGEYAAAWRCSDAIRARGGEDAHRFWTGEPIDGKRLMLRCLHGYGDTVMYLRWLPELRRRCSEVIVQACPEMLPLLEAMVRGSESARLHQRRSADTENRCCPARVTGWAQPGESDLDQWDVQVECAELPFLFRATTATLPEPVGFVFPEAEAHRIRTRMGERTKPRVGLVWTGSNYDPARSIPFSQFRRLLENHSVEFWSLQAPENNAEWNAFCAERGWSQRRFYMADESGNVCHAGIADMAAFAREMDVLITIDTMAAHVAGSLGLPTWLLLKREADWRWMIDREDSPWYPTTRLFRQAVAGEWEGPLTRVCDALRDLDEEMCA, from the coding sequence GTGAGCCCGATCGAGCAGGCAGAGGCGCACCTTGGCGCGCGCGAGGTGGAGCGCGCGCTGGGGGTGTACGCGTCCATCGCGGAGCCTGGCCCGGCTGAGCTTGACCGCATCGACGGTGGCCGCTGGATGTGTCACATGCTTGCCGGCGAGTACGCAGCAGCGTGGCGGTGTTCGGATGCGATCCGTGCACGCGGCGGCGAAGACGCGCACCGCTTCTGGACGGGCGAGCCGATCGACGGCAAGCGTCTGATGCTCCGGTGCCTGCACGGCTACGGCGACACGGTCATGTATCTGCGATGGCTGCCGGAGTTGCGACGTCGCTGCAGCGAGGTGATCGTGCAGGCCTGCCCGGAGATGCTGCCGCTCCTTGAAGCGATGGTGAGGGGCAGCGAATCAGCGCGGCTGCATCAAAGGCGGAGTGCCGACACGGAAAATCGCTGCTGCCCGGCACGCGTGACCGGGTGGGCCCAGCCGGGAGAGAGCGACCTCGACCAGTGGGATGTGCAGGTGGAGTGCGCGGAGTTGCCGTTTCTGTTTCGCGCAACCACGGCCACGCTACCTGAGCCGGTTGGCTTTGTGTTCCCCGAAGCAGAGGCGCATCGCATTCGCACCCGGATGGGTGAGCGCACCAAGCCGCGCGTCGGGCTGGTGTGGACGGGGAGCAACTACGATCCGGCTCGGTCGATTCCGTTTTCGCAGTTCCGTCGTTTGCTGGAGAACCACTCCGTAGAGTTCTGGAGCCTGCAGGCACCGGAGAACAACGCGGAGTGGAACGCGTTCTGTGCAGAGCGTGGCTGGTCGCAGCGGAGGTTCTACATGGCGGATGAGAGCGGCAACGTCTGCCATGCGGGTATCGCGGACATGGCAGCGTTTGCGCGAGAGATGGACGTCTTGATCACGATCGACACCATGGCCGCGCACGTGGCGGGATCGCTGGGTCTGCCCACGTGGCTCCTGCTGAAGCGCGAGGCCGACTGGCGATGGATGATCGATCGCGAGGACTCGCCGTGGTACCCGACCACGCGACTGTTTCGACAGGCTGTCGCAGGCGAATGGGAAGGTCCACTGACGCGCGTGTGCGATGCGCTGCGCGACCTAGACGAAGAGATGTGCGCGTAA
- a CDS encoding aldo/keto reductase — protein sequence MAIDQINLGSQGARVSREGLGCMGMSEFYGERNDEESAATILRALDLGINFLDTADTYGIGDNEELVGRTIKPRRDEVFLATKFANIRRKDDPTYWVVSGKPEYVHAACDASLQRLGVDHIDLYYQHRVDPNVPIEDTVGAMAELVKAGKVKYLGLSEASPETIRRAHKVHPITALQTEYSLWERHPESEILPTLEELGIGFVPYSPLGRGFLTGTIGKETNLGEKDQRKERYPRFQGENLDKNLQIVERVREIAERRGIKPGQLALAWVMSKGPYAPIPGTKRRKYLEENAAAAEIKLSVAEIAELESAVPQDAVAGERYNENAMKMVNR from the coding sequence ATGGCGATCGATCAGATCAATCTCGGTTCCCAGGGCGCGCGGGTTTCCCGCGAAGGCCTGGGTTGCATGGGCATGAGCGAGTTTTACGGCGAACGCAACGACGAGGAGTCGGCGGCAACGATTCTGCGGGCGTTGGATCTTGGCATCAACTTCCTCGACACGGCCGATACCTACGGCATCGGCGACAACGAAGAGCTGGTCGGCCGCACCATCAAGCCGCGGCGCGACGAGGTGTTCCTGGCGACGAAGTTCGCCAACATTCGGCGCAAGGATGACCCAACCTACTGGGTAGTGAGCGGCAAGCCGGAGTACGTGCATGCCGCATGCGACGCTTCGCTGCAGCGGCTTGGCGTGGATCACATCGACCTCTACTATCAGCACCGCGTCGACCCGAACGTGCCGATCGAAGACACGGTGGGCGCCATGGCCGAGCTGGTCAAAGCTGGCAAGGTGAAGTACCTGGGGCTCAGCGAAGCCTCGCCGGAGACGATCCGGCGCGCGCACAAGGTGCATCCGATCACGGCGCTGCAAACAGAGTACTCACTGTGGGAGCGTCACCCCGAGAGCGAGATCCTGCCAACACTCGAGGAGCTCGGCATCGGCTTCGTGCCTTACAGCCCATTGGGCCGCGGATTTCTCACCGGCACCATCGGCAAGGAGACCAACCTCGGCGAGAAGGATCAACGCAAGGAGCGGTACCCGCGCTTCCAGGGCGAAAACCTGGACAAGAACCTGCAGATCGTGGAGCGGGTGCGCGAGATCGCGGAACGCCGTGGCATAAAGCCGGGGCAGCTTGCGCTGGCATGGGTGATGTCCAAGGGGCCGTACGCTCCGATCCCCGGGACCAAGCGTCGCAAGTACCTTGAGGAGAATGCGGCCGCGGCGGAGATCAAGCTGTCGGTAGCAGAG
- a CDS encoding M48 family metallopeptidase, producing MRANKQVQFWRGVVLTAALLTAVLPSGMLRAQEMPQTCKNAYTEQKEITEGAKVSAEVYKQMPVLKDSDPVAVYVRQLGQKLVANAPGYPWPYSFHVVDSDEINAFALPGGSVFVNLATVSAAESEAQLAGVMAHETSHVVLRHSTCNLTKQRKRSIWYGLGQVAAAATLGGYGDVAAQGIGYAQGLSFLHMSRESEQQADLLGLQIMYDSGYDPRGMPQFFETIQAKYGQGSAQFLSDHPNPGNRIQYVNARIAQFPQRERSVTTTPEFRRVHAIAAGRAPLTAAQTKSGAWRNSSSYQTAPPAGAESGN from the coding sequence GTGCGAGCAAACAAACAGGTGCAGTTCTGGAGAGGTGTAGTGCTGACGGCGGCGCTGTTGACCGCTGTGTTGCCGAGCGGCATGCTGCGCGCGCAGGAGATGCCGCAGACCTGCAAGAACGCTTACACCGAGCAGAAGGAGATTACCGAAGGCGCGAAGGTTTCCGCCGAGGTGTACAAGCAGATGCCGGTGCTGAAGGACAGCGATCCGGTGGCGGTGTACGTTCGGCAACTGGGGCAGAAGCTGGTGGCAAACGCACCCGGGTACCCTTGGCCGTACAGCTTCCACGTGGTGGACTCGGACGAGATCAACGCCTTTGCCCTGCCAGGCGGATCGGTCTTTGTGAACCTGGCGACCGTAAGCGCAGCCGAGAGCGAGGCCCAACTTGCCGGGGTGATGGCGCACGAGACCTCGCACGTGGTGCTGCGGCACTCCACCTGCAACCTGACCAAGCAGAGAAAGCGCAGCATCTGGTACGGGCTGGGACAGGTGGCCGCGGCCGCAACCCTGGGCGGGTATGGCGATGTAGCTGCGCAGGGCATCGGATATGCGCAGGGCTTGAGCTTCCTGCACATGTCGCGGGAGTCGGAGCAGCAGGCCGACTTACTGGGACTGCAGATCATGTACGACTCCGGATACGATCCGCGCGGCATGCCCCAGTTCTTTGAGACGATCCAGGCGAAGTATGGACAGGGCAGCGCCCAGTTCCTAAGCGATCACCCGAATCCAGGCAACCGCATTCAGTATGTAAACGCGCGGATTGCGCAGTTTCCGCAGCGGGAGCGGTCCGTGACGACCACGCCGGAGTTCCGACGGGTGCATGCGATCGCTGCCGGGCGCGCTCCGCTGACTGCGGCACAGACCAAGAGCGGAGCGTGGCGGAACTCGAGCAGCTACCAGACGGCCCCACCAGCCGGCGCGGAGAGTGGAAACTAG
- a CDS encoding TIGR04290 family methyltransferase, which translates to MADTVAEVAQTRLEGEALREELERLGPWFHNMRIGGYQTAPNHFLGDYPAVKFANFRDALPADMTGKTVLDIGCNGGFYSMEMKRRGADRVLGIDMEDLYLAQAQFAAKQEGLDIEYRKLNVWDVGAIGEKFDLVIFMGVLYHLRHPLLALDLIHEHVAKDMLLFQSMQRGSREVPAVKDDYDFNDTAHFSEDGYPLMYFIEKNYCGDRTNWWVPNRACAEAMLRSSGFAIESQPEAEVYLCRRFDIPLTHEGPRAVHPPSSPQGAAHPYPFAK; encoded by the coding sequence TTGGCAGATACGGTTGCAGAGGTGGCGCAGACTCGCCTGGAGGGTGAAGCGCTCCGCGAGGAACTTGAGCGCCTTGGGCCCTGGTTTCACAACATGCGCATCGGCGGCTACCAGACGGCGCCAAATCACTTCCTGGGCGACTATCCGGCGGTGAAGTTTGCGAACTTTCGCGACGCCCTGCCCGCGGACATGACAGGAAAGACGGTGCTCGACATCGGCTGTAACGGCGGCTTCTATTCCATGGAGATGAAGCGGCGCGGAGCGGATCGTGTGCTCGGCATCGACATGGAAGACCTGTACCTGGCGCAGGCGCAGTTTGCGGCCAAGCAGGAAGGTCTCGACATTGAATACCGCAAGCTGAACGTGTGGGACGTGGGCGCGATCGGCGAGAAGTTCGACCTGGTCATCTTCATGGGCGTGCTGTACCACCTGCGGCACCCGCTGCTGGCGCTGGATCTAATCCACGAGCACGTGGCGAAGGACATGCTGCTGTTTCAGAGCATGCAACGCGGATCGCGTGAAGTGCCGGCGGTGAAGGACGACTACGACTTCAACGACACGGCGCACTTCAGCGAAGACGGCTATCCGCTGATGTACTTCATCGAGAAGAACTATTGCGGCGATCGCACCAATTGGTGGGTGCCGAACCGCGCGTGTGCTGAGGCAATGCTGCGATCGTCCGGGTTTGCGATTGAATCGCAGCCCGAAGCCGAGGTGTACCTCTGCCGTCGCTTCGACATACCGCTGACGCATGAGGGCCCGCGGGCGGTGCATCCACCGTCGTCGCCGCAGGGCGCCGCGCACCCCTACCCCTTCGCCAAGTGA